A genomic stretch from Clavelina lepadiformis chromosome 5, kaClaLepa1.1, whole genome shotgun sequence includes:
- the LOC143461000 gene encoding uncharacterized protein LOC143461000 isoform X4: MDDGELYLQMDGFKESPQYNYQHESQSWGNGNASQLSSANHNHDLQKQSSPSKHPTRLRPNYAQCMPRNMREQGHWPESQSSHQPPIPPRSPSSAMANDNTYLPIDNTRNGEIGRGIIQTQHPTPFSFPSRPPFTPNRPDRAPAPLPNQARFQPPPPRPLQEDEEDVYEPPVVDPKRAYQPTQRPIVPSPQPSPSSSLKSSSKPPPMRRSFEKGNFSRDGSLNSIGSSGSSDTGDNSSARVPIVITPRPRPQPKLNNSADMFRMDRVTISDKKMPPIKPPTSAPVTDSPPAMLPRPVAENPNRIPPVSFSKLGPDTRRLSAGNCTPSRTSLQSNLANVMKNSFAEVPLRRASDTDNRPKPPPKLPVTSPSGEKEFPRSAPPITGRPSQILRQVEDQSWFQNIPRDQAQGLLKLQPEGCFIVRPGRSTPYSLTVLARNKLFNLRVRQRKDGQYALGNEKPHELSFPSVIELVEHHMQSPLVLAEGEGSVKLVCI, encoded by the exons ATGGATGATGGAGAGTTATACTTGCAAATGGATGGATTTAAAGAAAGTCCACAATACAATTATCAACACGAGTCACAAAGTTGGGGTAATGGAAATGCATCCCAGTTAAGCTCAGCCAACCATAATCATGACTTACAAAAGCAGAGTTCCCCTTCAAAACATCCTACCCGTTTACGTCCGAACTATGCACAATGCATGCCACGAAATATGAGAGAGCAAG gtcACTGGCCAGAATCACAAAGTTCCCACCAACCACCCATTCCACCGAGATCACCTTCGT CAGCAATGGCCAATGACAATACCTACTTGCCAATCGACAACACTA GAAATGGAGAGATTGGCAGAGGTATCATTCAAACACAACATCCAACTCCTTTTTCATTTCCATCCAGACCACCATTTACG CCCAATCGCCCTGATCGTGCACCAGCTCCCCTACCAAATCAGGCTCGGTTTCAACCACCACCACCACGGCCATTACAAGAAGACGAGGAAGATGTCTATGAACCTCCTGTTGTTGATCCAAAGCG TGCATATCAACCCACTCAAAGACCAA TTGTCCCTTCTCCGCAACCTTCACCAAGTTCCAGCTTAAAGTCTTCTAGTAAACCTCCGCCAATGCGTAGAAGCTTTGAAAAGGGCAATTTTAGCCGTGATGGCAGCCTAAATAGCATAG GAAGTTCTGGTTCCAGTGATACTGGAGATAACTCATCAGCAAGAGTCCCGATAGTTATTACACCACGTCCACGTCCACAACCAAAGCTGAACAACTCTGCAGACATGTTCAGGATGGATCGTGT GACTATTTCTGACAAAAAAATGCCTCCAATAAAGCCACCCACGTCCGCACCCGTAACTG ATTCGCCTCCAGCAATGTTGCCAAGGCCCGTTGCTGAGAATCCGAATCGAATTCCACCAGTTTCCTTTAGCAAGCTGGGCCCAGATACGAGGCGTTTGTCAGCAGGAAACTGCACACCTTCAAGGACTTCGTTGCAGAGTAATTTAGCCAACGTTATGAAAAACAGTTTTGCTGAAGTTCCGTTGCGAAGAGCTTCAGATACGGACAATCGACCCAAACCTCCACCTAAGCTGCCTGTTACATCTCCTAGCGGGGAGAAAGAGTTCCCCCGCAGTGCACCGCCTATTACTG GACGACCATCGCAAATATTAAGACAAGTGGAAGATCAATCTTGGTTTCAGAACATTCCAAGAGATCAAGCTCAAGGACTGTTAAAACTTCAACCG GAAGGATGCTTCATTGTTCGTCCTGGTCGTAGTACTCCATACTCATTGACCGTACTTGCACGCAATAAGTTATTTAATCTCCGCGTAAGACAAAGAAAGGACGGTCAATATGCGCTAGGCAACGAAAAG ccGCATGAGCTTAGCTTCCCATCGGTTATTGAATTGGTGGAACATCACATGCAATCTCCTTTAGTGCTAGCCGAAGGGGAAGGATCAGTAAAACTTGTTTGCATATGA
- the LOC143461000 gene encoding uncharacterized protein LOC143461000 isoform X3, whose product MSGKRFPQNFGNYREKPTVPSHFNYNSSTVQGHGNSFSQFSNAGNYPMHRPMKAPPPKTYQQPVEDFSDDDEWLSDDSDDQTYMNDNILRRPNRHQHGHWPESQSSHQPPIPPRSPSSAMANDNTYLPIDNTRNGEIGRGIIQTQHPTPFSFPSRPPFTPNRPDRAPAPLPNQARFQPPPPRPLQEDEEDVYEPPVVDPKRAYQPTQRPIVPSPQPSPSSSLKSSSKPPPMRRSFEKGNFSRDGSLNSIGSSGSSDTGDNSSARVPIVITPRPRPQPKLNNSADMFRMDRVTISDKKMPPIKPPTSAPVTDSPPAMLPRPVAENPNRIPPVSFSKLGPDTRRLSAGNCTPSRTSLQSNLANVMKNSFAEVPLRRASDTDNRPKPPPKLPVTSPSGEKEFPRSAPPITGRPSQILRQVEDQSWFQNIPRDQAQGLLKLQPEGCFIVRPGRSTPYSLTVLARNKLFNLRVRQRKDGQYALGNEKPHELSFPSVIELVEHHMQSPLVLAEGEGSVKLVCI is encoded by the exons atgtctGGTAAACGGTTTCCGCAGAATTTCGGTAATTATCGTGAAAAACCTACTGTACCTTCCcatttcaattataattcatCAACTGTTCAAGGACATGGAAATTCATTTTCac AATTTTCAAATGCTGGTAATTATCCAATGCATCGACCTATGAAAGCTCCTCCTCCTAAAACTTATCAGCAACCAGTTGAAGATTTCTCTGATGACGATGAGTGGTTGTCTGATGATTCAGATGATCAG ACCTACATGAACGACAACATACTAAGGAGACCTAATCGTCATCAACATG gtcACTGGCCAGAATCACAAAGTTCCCACCAACCACCCATTCCACCGAGATCACCTTCGT CAGCAATGGCCAATGACAATACCTACTTGCCAATCGACAACACTA GAAATGGAGAGATTGGCAGAGGTATCATTCAAACACAACATCCAACTCCTTTTTCATTTCCATCCAGACCACCATTTACG CCCAATCGCCCTGATCGTGCACCAGCTCCCCTACCAAATCAGGCTCGGTTTCAACCACCACCACCACGGCCATTACAAGAAGACGAGGAAGATGTCTATGAACCTCCTGTTGTTGATCCAAAGCG TGCATATCAACCCACTCAAAGACCAA TTGTCCCTTCTCCGCAACCTTCACCAAGTTCCAGCTTAAAGTCTTCTAGTAAACCTCCGCCAATGCGTAGAAGCTTTGAAAAGGGCAATTTTAGCCGTGATGGCAGCCTAAATAGCATAG GAAGTTCTGGTTCCAGTGATACTGGAGATAACTCATCAGCAAGAGTCCCGATAGTTATTACACCACGTCCACGTCCACAACCAAAGCTGAACAACTCTGCAGACATGTTCAGGATGGATCGTGT GACTATTTCTGACAAAAAAATGCCTCCAATAAAGCCACCCACGTCCGCACCCGTAACTG ATTCGCCTCCAGCAATGTTGCCAAGGCCCGTTGCTGAGAATCCGAATCGAATTCCACCAGTTTCCTTTAGCAAGCTGGGCCCAGATACGAGGCGTTTGTCAGCAGGAAACTGCACACCTTCAAGGACTTCGTTGCAGAGTAATTTAGCCAACGTTATGAAAAACAGTTTTGCTGAAGTTCCGTTGCGAAGAGCTTCAGATACGGACAATCGACCCAAACCTCCACCTAAGCTGCCTGTTACATCTCCTAGCGGGGAGAAAGAGTTCCCCCGCAGTGCACCGCCTATTACTG GACGACCATCGCAAATATTAAGACAAGTGGAAGATCAATCTTGGTTTCAGAACATTCCAAGAGATCAAGCTCAAGGACTGTTAAAACTTCAACCG GAAGGATGCTTCATTGTTCGTCCTGGTCGTAGTACTCCATACTCATTGACCGTACTTGCACGCAATAAGTTATTTAATCTCCGCGTAAGACAAAGAAAGGACGGTCAATATGCGCTAGGCAACGAAAAG ccGCATGAGCTTAGCTTCCCATCGGTTATTGAATTGGTGGAACATCACATGCAATCTCCTTTAGTGCTAGCCGAAGGGGAAGGATCAGTAAAACTTGTTTGCATATGA
- the LOC143461000 gene encoding uncharacterized protein LOC143461000 isoform X5, with translation MDDGELYLQMDGFKESPQYNYQHESQSWGNGNASQLSSANHNHDLQKQSSPSKHPTRLRPNYAQCMPRNMREQGHWPESQSSHQPPIPPRSPSSMANDNTYLPIDNTRNGEIGRGIIQTQHPTPFSFPSRPPFTPNRPDRAPAPLPNQARFQPPPPRPLQEDEEDVYEPPVVDPKRAYQPTQRPIVPSPQPSPSSSLKSSSKPPPMRRSFEKGNFSRDGSLNSIGSSGSSDTGDNSSARVPIVITPRPRPQPKLNNSADMFRMDRVTISDKKMPPIKPPTSAPVTDSPPAMLPRPVAENPNRIPPVSFSKLGPDTRRLSAGNCTPSRTSLQSNLANVMKNSFAEVPLRRASDTDNRPKPPPKLPVTSPSGEKEFPRSAPPITGRPSQILRQVEDQSWFQNIPRDQAQGLLKLQPEGCFIVRPGRSTPYSLTVLARNKLFNLRVRQRKDGQYALGNEKPHELSFPSVIELVEHHMQSPLVLAEGEGSVKLVCI, from the exons ATGGATGATGGAGAGTTATACTTGCAAATGGATGGATTTAAAGAAAGTCCACAATACAATTATCAACACGAGTCACAAAGTTGGGGTAATGGAAATGCATCCCAGTTAAGCTCAGCCAACCATAATCATGACTTACAAAAGCAGAGTTCCCCTTCAAAACATCCTACCCGTTTACGTCCGAACTATGCACAATGCATGCCACGAAATATGAGAGAGCAAG gtcACTGGCCAGAATCACAAAGTTCCCACCAACCACCCATTCCACCGAGATCACCTTCGT CAATGGCCAATGACAATACCTACTTGCCAATCGACAACACTA GAAATGGAGAGATTGGCAGAGGTATCATTCAAACACAACATCCAACTCCTTTTTCATTTCCATCCAGACCACCATTTACG CCCAATCGCCCTGATCGTGCACCAGCTCCCCTACCAAATCAGGCTCGGTTTCAACCACCACCACCACGGCCATTACAAGAAGACGAGGAAGATGTCTATGAACCTCCTGTTGTTGATCCAAAGCG TGCATATCAACCCACTCAAAGACCAA TTGTCCCTTCTCCGCAACCTTCACCAAGTTCCAGCTTAAAGTCTTCTAGTAAACCTCCGCCAATGCGTAGAAGCTTTGAAAAGGGCAATTTTAGCCGTGATGGCAGCCTAAATAGCATAG GAAGTTCTGGTTCCAGTGATACTGGAGATAACTCATCAGCAAGAGTCCCGATAGTTATTACACCACGTCCACGTCCACAACCAAAGCTGAACAACTCTGCAGACATGTTCAGGATGGATCGTGT GACTATTTCTGACAAAAAAATGCCTCCAATAAAGCCACCCACGTCCGCACCCGTAACTG ATTCGCCTCCAGCAATGTTGCCAAGGCCCGTTGCTGAGAATCCGAATCGAATTCCACCAGTTTCCTTTAGCAAGCTGGGCCCAGATACGAGGCGTTTGTCAGCAGGAAACTGCACACCTTCAAGGACTTCGTTGCAGAGTAATTTAGCCAACGTTATGAAAAACAGTTTTGCTGAAGTTCCGTTGCGAAGAGCTTCAGATACGGACAATCGACCCAAACCTCCACCTAAGCTGCCTGTTACATCTCCTAGCGGGGAGAAAGAGTTCCCCCGCAGTGCACCGCCTATTACTG GACGACCATCGCAAATATTAAGACAAGTGGAAGATCAATCTTGGTTTCAGAACATTCCAAGAGATCAAGCTCAAGGACTGTTAAAACTTCAACCG GAAGGATGCTTCATTGTTCGTCCTGGTCGTAGTACTCCATACTCATTGACCGTACTTGCACGCAATAAGTTATTTAATCTCCGCGTAAGACAAAGAAAGGACGGTCAATATGCGCTAGGCAACGAAAAG ccGCATGAGCTTAGCTTCCCATCGGTTATTGAATTGGTGGAACATCACATGCAATCTCCTTTAGTGCTAGCCGAAGGGGAAGGATCAGTAAAACTTGTTTGCATATGA
- the LOC143461000 gene encoding uncharacterized protein LOC143461000 isoform X1: MLDQVQAFILKMSGKRFPQNFGNYREKPTVPSHFNYNSSTVQGHGNSFSQFSNAGNYPMHRPMKAPPPKTYQQPVEDFSDDDEWLSDDSDDQTYMNDNILRRPNRHQHGHWPESQSSHQPPIPPRSPSSAMANDNTYLPIDNTRNGEIGRGIIQTQHPTPFSFPSRPPFTPNRPDRAPAPLPNQARFQPPPPRPLQEDEEDVYEPPVVDPKRAYQPTQRPIVPSPQPSPSSSLKSSSKPPPMRRSFEKGNFSRDGSLNSIGSSGSSDTGDNSSARVPIVITPRPRPQPKLNNSADMFRMDRVTISDKKMPPIKPPTSAPVTDSPPAMLPRPVAENPNRIPPVSFSKLGPDTRRLSAGNCTPSRTSLQSNLANVMKNSFAEVPLRRASDTDNRPKPPPKLPVTSPSGEKEFPRSAPPITGRPSQILRQVEDQSWFQNIPRDQAQGLLKLQPEGCFIVRPGRSTPYSLTVLARNKLFNLRVRQRKDGQYALGNEKPHELSFPSVIELVEHHMQSPLVLAEGEGSVKLVCI; the protein is encoded by the exons cttttattttgaaaatgtctGGTAAACGGTTTCCGCAGAATTTCGGTAATTATCGTGAAAAACCTACTGTACCTTCCcatttcaattataattcatCAACTGTTCAAGGACATGGAAATTCATTTTCac AATTTTCAAATGCTGGTAATTATCCAATGCATCGACCTATGAAAGCTCCTCCTCCTAAAACTTATCAGCAACCAGTTGAAGATTTCTCTGATGACGATGAGTGGTTGTCTGATGATTCAGATGATCAG ACCTACATGAACGACAACATACTAAGGAGACCTAATCGTCATCAACATG gtcACTGGCCAGAATCACAAAGTTCCCACCAACCACCCATTCCACCGAGATCACCTTCGT CAGCAATGGCCAATGACAATACCTACTTGCCAATCGACAACACTA GAAATGGAGAGATTGGCAGAGGTATCATTCAAACACAACATCCAACTCCTTTTTCATTTCCATCCAGACCACCATTTACG CCCAATCGCCCTGATCGTGCACCAGCTCCCCTACCAAATCAGGCTCGGTTTCAACCACCACCACCACGGCCATTACAAGAAGACGAGGAAGATGTCTATGAACCTCCTGTTGTTGATCCAAAGCG TGCATATCAACCCACTCAAAGACCAA TTGTCCCTTCTCCGCAACCTTCACCAAGTTCCAGCTTAAAGTCTTCTAGTAAACCTCCGCCAATGCGTAGAAGCTTTGAAAAGGGCAATTTTAGCCGTGATGGCAGCCTAAATAGCATAG GAAGTTCTGGTTCCAGTGATACTGGAGATAACTCATCAGCAAGAGTCCCGATAGTTATTACACCACGTCCACGTCCACAACCAAAGCTGAACAACTCTGCAGACATGTTCAGGATGGATCGTGT GACTATTTCTGACAAAAAAATGCCTCCAATAAAGCCACCCACGTCCGCACCCGTAACTG ATTCGCCTCCAGCAATGTTGCCAAGGCCCGTTGCTGAGAATCCGAATCGAATTCCACCAGTTTCCTTTAGCAAGCTGGGCCCAGATACGAGGCGTTTGTCAGCAGGAAACTGCACACCTTCAAGGACTTCGTTGCAGAGTAATTTAGCCAACGTTATGAAAAACAGTTTTGCTGAAGTTCCGTTGCGAAGAGCTTCAGATACGGACAATCGACCCAAACCTCCACCTAAGCTGCCTGTTACATCTCCTAGCGGGGAGAAAGAGTTCCCCCGCAGTGCACCGCCTATTACTG GACGACCATCGCAAATATTAAGACAAGTGGAAGATCAATCTTGGTTTCAGAACATTCCAAGAGATCAAGCTCAAGGACTGTTAAAACTTCAACCG GAAGGATGCTTCATTGTTCGTCCTGGTCGTAGTACTCCATACTCATTGACCGTACTTGCACGCAATAAGTTATTTAATCTCCGCGTAAGACAAAGAAAGGACGGTCAATATGCGCTAGGCAACGAAAAG ccGCATGAGCTTAGCTTCCCATCGGTTATTGAATTGGTGGAACATCACATGCAATCTCCTTTAGTGCTAGCCGAAGGGGAAGGATCAGTAAAACTTGTTTGCATATGA
- the LOC143461000 gene encoding uncharacterized protein LOC143461000 isoform X2 produces MLDQVQAFILKMSGKRFPQNFGNYREKPTVPSHFNYNSSTVQGHGNSFSQFSNAGNYPMHRPMKAPPPKTYQQPVEDFSDDDEWLSDDSDDQTYMNDNILRRPNRHQHGHWPESQSSHQPPIPPRSPSSMANDNTYLPIDNTRNGEIGRGIIQTQHPTPFSFPSRPPFTPNRPDRAPAPLPNQARFQPPPPRPLQEDEEDVYEPPVVDPKRAYQPTQRPIVPSPQPSPSSSLKSSSKPPPMRRSFEKGNFSRDGSLNSIGSSGSSDTGDNSSARVPIVITPRPRPQPKLNNSADMFRMDRVTISDKKMPPIKPPTSAPVTDSPPAMLPRPVAENPNRIPPVSFSKLGPDTRRLSAGNCTPSRTSLQSNLANVMKNSFAEVPLRRASDTDNRPKPPPKLPVTSPSGEKEFPRSAPPITGRPSQILRQVEDQSWFQNIPRDQAQGLLKLQPEGCFIVRPGRSTPYSLTVLARNKLFNLRVRQRKDGQYALGNEKPHELSFPSVIELVEHHMQSPLVLAEGEGSVKLVCI; encoded by the exons cttttattttgaaaatgtctGGTAAACGGTTTCCGCAGAATTTCGGTAATTATCGTGAAAAACCTACTGTACCTTCCcatttcaattataattcatCAACTGTTCAAGGACATGGAAATTCATTTTCac AATTTTCAAATGCTGGTAATTATCCAATGCATCGACCTATGAAAGCTCCTCCTCCTAAAACTTATCAGCAACCAGTTGAAGATTTCTCTGATGACGATGAGTGGTTGTCTGATGATTCAGATGATCAG ACCTACATGAACGACAACATACTAAGGAGACCTAATCGTCATCAACATG gtcACTGGCCAGAATCACAAAGTTCCCACCAACCACCCATTCCACCGAGATCACCTTCGT CAATGGCCAATGACAATACCTACTTGCCAATCGACAACACTA GAAATGGAGAGATTGGCAGAGGTATCATTCAAACACAACATCCAACTCCTTTTTCATTTCCATCCAGACCACCATTTACG CCCAATCGCCCTGATCGTGCACCAGCTCCCCTACCAAATCAGGCTCGGTTTCAACCACCACCACCACGGCCATTACAAGAAGACGAGGAAGATGTCTATGAACCTCCTGTTGTTGATCCAAAGCG TGCATATCAACCCACTCAAAGACCAA TTGTCCCTTCTCCGCAACCTTCACCAAGTTCCAGCTTAAAGTCTTCTAGTAAACCTCCGCCAATGCGTAGAAGCTTTGAAAAGGGCAATTTTAGCCGTGATGGCAGCCTAAATAGCATAG GAAGTTCTGGTTCCAGTGATACTGGAGATAACTCATCAGCAAGAGTCCCGATAGTTATTACACCACGTCCACGTCCACAACCAAAGCTGAACAACTCTGCAGACATGTTCAGGATGGATCGTGT GACTATTTCTGACAAAAAAATGCCTCCAATAAAGCCACCCACGTCCGCACCCGTAACTG ATTCGCCTCCAGCAATGTTGCCAAGGCCCGTTGCTGAGAATCCGAATCGAATTCCACCAGTTTCCTTTAGCAAGCTGGGCCCAGATACGAGGCGTTTGTCAGCAGGAAACTGCACACCTTCAAGGACTTCGTTGCAGAGTAATTTAGCCAACGTTATGAAAAACAGTTTTGCTGAAGTTCCGTTGCGAAGAGCTTCAGATACGGACAATCGACCCAAACCTCCACCTAAGCTGCCTGTTACATCTCCTAGCGGGGAGAAAGAGTTCCCCCGCAGTGCACCGCCTATTACTG GACGACCATCGCAAATATTAAGACAAGTGGAAGATCAATCTTGGTTTCAGAACATTCCAAGAGATCAAGCTCAAGGACTGTTAAAACTTCAACCG GAAGGATGCTTCATTGTTCGTCCTGGTCGTAGTACTCCATACTCATTGACCGTACTTGCACGCAATAAGTTATTTAATCTCCGCGTAAGACAAAGAAAGGACGGTCAATATGCGCTAGGCAACGAAAAG ccGCATGAGCTTAGCTTCCCATCGGTTATTGAATTGGTGGAACATCACATGCAATCTCCTTTAGTGCTAGCCGAAGGGGAAGGATCAGTAAAACTTGTTTGCATATGA
- the LOC143461000 gene encoding B-cell linker protein-like isoform X6, which produces MLDQVQAFILKMSGKRFPQNFGNYREKPTVPSHFNYNSSTVQGHGNSFSQFSNAGNYPMHRPMKAPPPKTYQQPVEDFSDDDEWLSDDSDDQTYMNDNILRRPNRHQHGHWPESQSSHQPPIPPRSPSSAMANDNTYLPIDNTRNGEIGRGIIQTQHPTPFSFPSRPPFTPNRPDRAPAPLPNQARFQPPPPRPLQEDEEDVYEPPVVDPKRAYQPTQRPIVPSPQPSPSSSLKSSSKPPPMRRSFEKGNFSRDGSLNSIGSSGSSDTGDNSSARVPIVITPRPRPQPKLNNSADMFRMDRVTISDKKMPPIKPPTSAPVTGRPSQILRQVEDQSWFQNIPRDQAQGLLKLQPEGCFIVRPGRSTPYSLTVLARNKLFNLRVRQRKDGQYALGNEKPHELSFPSVIELVEHHMQSPLVLAEGEGSVKLVCI; this is translated from the exons cttttattttgaaaatgtctGGTAAACGGTTTCCGCAGAATTTCGGTAATTATCGTGAAAAACCTACTGTACCTTCCcatttcaattataattcatCAACTGTTCAAGGACATGGAAATTCATTTTCac AATTTTCAAATGCTGGTAATTATCCAATGCATCGACCTATGAAAGCTCCTCCTCCTAAAACTTATCAGCAACCAGTTGAAGATTTCTCTGATGACGATGAGTGGTTGTCTGATGATTCAGATGATCAG ACCTACATGAACGACAACATACTAAGGAGACCTAATCGTCATCAACATG gtcACTGGCCAGAATCACAAAGTTCCCACCAACCACCCATTCCACCGAGATCACCTTCGT CAGCAATGGCCAATGACAATACCTACTTGCCAATCGACAACACTA GAAATGGAGAGATTGGCAGAGGTATCATTCAAACACAACATCCAACTCCTTTTTCATTTCCATCCAGACCACCATTTACG CCCAATCGCCCTGATCGTGCACCAGCTCCCCTACCAAATCAGGCTCGGTTTCAACCACCACCACCACGGCCATTACAAGAAGACGAGGAAGATGTCTATGAACCTCCTGTTGTTGATCCAAAGCG TGCATATCAACCCACTCAAAGACCAA TTGTCCCTTCTCCGCAACCTTCACCAAGTTCCAGCTTAAAGTCTTCTAGTAAACCTCCGCCAATGCGTAGAAGCTTTGAAAAGGGCAATTTTAGCCGTGATGGCAGCCTAAATAGCATAG GAAGTTCTGGTTCCAGTGATACTGGAGATAACTCATCAGCAAGAGTCCCGATAGTTATTACACCACGTCCACGTCCACAACCAAAGCTGAACAACTCTGCAGACATGTTCAGGATGGATCGTGT GACTATTTCTGACAAAAAAATGCCTCCAATAAAGCCACCCACGTCCGCACCCGTAACTG GACGACCATCGCAAATATTAAGACAAGTGGAAGATCAATCTTGGTTTCAGAACATTCCAAGAGATCAAGCTCAAGGACTGTTAAAACTTCAACCG GAAGGATGCTTCATTGTTCGTCCTGGTCGTAGTACTCCATACTCATTGACCGTACTTGCACGCAATAAGTTATTTAATCTCCGCGTAAGACAAAGAAAGGACGGTCAATATGCGCTAGGCAACGAAAAG ccGCATGAGCTTAGCTTCCCATCGGTTATTGAATTGGTGGAACATCACATGCAATCTCCTTTAGTGCTAGCCGAAGGGGAAGGATCAGTAAAACTTGTTTGCATATGA